The following coding sequences are from one Epilithonimonas vandammei window:
- a CDS encoding calcium:proton antiporter — translation MSLKTLFHWSYIFPVLSLLYYLLGVTDDSPLMAALGGLLLIAAVLSAVHHAEVVAHKVGEPFGTIILAICITVLEVGLIVSLMMAGGNQAATLPRDTVFAAIMLILNGILGACLLVGGVKFKEQFFARSSGNMALIGLVAIVVMTLILPNYTTSEITPSFNNSQLIFFSVAALVIYGTFLMVQTVRHRNYFLPDGDEDTHAEPPSNLTSFISLLFLILCLGVVVFLAKSLSPQIENVVQSFGAPESLVGVIIAAVVLLPEGLAAIKAARRNQFQTSLNLALGSALASIGLTIPCVAVVCIIFDSPLVLGLDTKSMILLGLSLYTVMLSLNRGKTNVLYGVVLLVNLFAYVFTVIVP, via the coding sequence ATGAGTTTAAAAACATTATTTCATTGGTCTTATATTTTCCCGGTTTTATCATTGCTCTATTATTTGCTTGGTGTCACGGATGACAGTCCGCTTATGGCAGCATTAGGAGGTTTATTACTAATTGCGGCTGTTCTCTCGGCAGTTCATCACGCAGAAGTTGTTGCCCATAAAGTAGGCGAACCATTCGGAACCATTATTCTTGCGATTTGTATAACTGTTCTGGAAGTTGGACTCATTGTTTCACTGATGATGGCCGGCGGAAACCAGGCCGCAACATTACCAAGAGATACGGTTTTCGCTGCGATAATGCTAATCCTGAATGGGATACTTGGCGCTTGCCTGCTGGTTGGCGGTGTAAAATTCAAAGAACAGTTTTTTGCACGGTCCTCTGGAAATATGGCTTTAATAGGCTTGGTCGCCATTGTGGTGATGACTTTAATTTTACCTAACTATACTACCAGCGAGATAACGCCTTCTTTCAATAATTCTCAACTCATTTTTTTCTCAGTAGCTGCGCTTGTTATTTACGGCACTTTTTTAATGGTTCAGACGGTCCGTCACAGAAACTATTTTCTTCCCGACGGTGATGAAGATACGCACGCAGAACCGCCTTCCAACCTCACAAGTTTCATTAGTTTATTATTTTTAATTCTCTGTTTGGGCGTTGTCGTATTTTTGGCCAAATCTCTTTCTCCGCAGATTGAAAATGTCGTTCAGAGCTTTGGCGCTCCAGAATCACTTGTCGGTGTTATCATTGCAGCTGTTGTATTACTTCCGGAAGGATTGGCTGCCATAAAAGCTGCCCGAAGAAACCAATTCCAGACGAGTCTTAATCTGGCGCTCGGCTCTGCCTTGGCAAGCATTGGTCTCACGATTCCGTGCGTAGCCGTAGTTTGTATTATTTTTGATTCGCCCTTGGTTTTAGGGCTAGATACGAAATCTATGATCCTGCTCGGATTATCGCTTTACACCGTTATGCTTTCATTGAACAGAGGAAAGACCAATGTTTTATATGGCGTTGTATTATTAGTGAATCTTTTTGCTTACGTTTTTACAGTTATCGTACCTTAA
- a CDS encoding IS5 family transposase, which yields MLGKNPEKKPELFRPMLVDFIDHEHELVLLSEKIDWNYFEKEFSPLYSKVGNPSHPIRFMVGCLLLKHLYNLGDETLEKAWIMNPYMQYFCGRVFFEHEFPCDPSNFVHFRKRIGEKGIEKIFAYSVRMHDAKTNTSNFVLSDTTVQENNTSFPTDAKLCKKVIDYCNKIAGNEGIKQRQRYTKVSKQMVRNTYNGKHPKRAKAARKSQRQLKTIAMRLIRELQRNFNAEQQEFYKDLMTLYTKVVTQKRNDADKIYSIHKPFTRCIAKGKAHSQYEFGNKVGLITTANKGKKIILGIKAFLQTPYDGHTIEPLLEQMETGGQKLPKELLYDRGGRGKSEIKGVKISIPSTPRKKDTAYQKQTKRKKFRTRAAIEPIIGHLKTDFRLVKNYFLGETGPQINALLAATAWNLKKMMELLKHKIIFLFYKIQIMLFSNPVFKNKLNSGFC from the coding sequence ATGTTGGGGAAAAATCCAGAAAAGAAGCCAGAATTATTCCGCCCAATGTTGGTGGATTTTATTGACCACGAGCATGAACTTGTTCTACTTTCAGAAAAAATAGATTGGAATTATTTTGAGAAAGAATTTTCGCCCTTGTATTCCAAAGTGGGCAATCCGAGCCATCCGATTCGGTTTATGGTGGGTTGTTTGCTACTGAAACATTTGTATAATTTGGGCGATGAGACGTTGGAAAAAGCCTGGATCATGAATCCTTATATGCAGTATTTTTGTGGCAGGGTTTTCTTTGAACACGAATTTCCTTGTGACCCGAGTAATTTTGTTCATTTCCGAAAAAGAATTGGCGAAAAAGGTATCGAAAAAATCTTTGCCTACAGCGTAAGAATGCACGATGCCAAGACGAACACCTCAAATTTTGTTTTGTCCGATACTACCGTTCAGGAGAATAATACCTCTTTTCCTACCGATGCAAAATTGTGCAAAAAAGTGATTGATTATTGCAACAAAATAGCCGGAAATGAAGGCATAAAACAAAGACAACGCTACACAAAAGTCAGCAAACAAATGGTGCGCAACACCTACAACGGAAAACATCCCAAGCGGGCAAAAGCGGCAAGGAAATCTCAAAGACAGCTCAAAACCATCGCCATGAGGCTGATTCGTGAATTGCAACGGAATTTTAATGCAGAACAGCAAGAATTTTATAAAGATTTAATGACATTGTACACCAAGGTTGTCACACAAAAAAGAAACGATGCCGATAAAATTTACAGCATTCACAAGCCTTTTACCCGATGTATTGCCAAAGGAAAAGCGCATAGCCAGTATGAATTTGGGAATAAGGTAGGTTTGATAACCACCGCCAACAAAGGCAAGAAAATCATTCTCGGGATTAAAGCATTTTTGCAAACTCCTTACGATGGTCACACCATAGAACCACTTTTGGAACAGATGGAAACCGGTGGTCAAAAGCTCCCAAAAGAACTCCTTTACGATAGAGGTGGCAGAGGAAAATCAGAAATAAAGGGCGTGAAAATCTCCATCCCAAGCACTCCAAGAAAAAAAGACACTGCTTATCAAAAGCAAACAAAGCGCAAAAAATTTAGAACCAGAGCGGCAATAGAACCTATCATCGGACATTTAAAAACCGATTTTAGGCTGGTAAAAAATTACTTCCTGGGAGAAACGGGACCACAAATCAATGCATTACTAGCTGCAACCGCTTGGAACCTGAAGAAAATGATGGAACTACTGAAACACAAAATTATTTTCTTATTTTATAAGATACAAATTATGCTGTTTTCTAATCCTGTTTTTAAAAATAAATTAAATAGTGGGTTTTGTTAA
- a CDS encoding GyrI-like domain-containing protein, translated as MKTRFELPYRIAIIEPKKLIGFSITTSFQDDKTQIVWRKFMMRRNEIVNQTSNQLFSLQIYPENFTANQTFRKYALAEVSDFNNIPNDFETFELESGKYLVFNYQGKAEHGPEIFRYIFQNIIPENQFEVDNRPHFEIFGEDYNTNDDSAEEEIWIPIR; from the coding sequence ATGAAAACTAGATTTGAATTACCTTATCGCATCGCAATCATTGAACCGAAGAAATTGATTGGCTTCAGCATTACAACTTCTTTTCAGGACGATAAAACACAGATTGTCTGGAGGAAATTTATGATGAGAAGAAATGAAATTGTTAACCAAACTTCCAACCAATTATTCTCACTTCAAATCTATCCTGAGAATTTTACAGCAAATCAAACTTTCAGAAAATATGCATTGGCGGAAGTTTCTGATTTCAATAATATCCCTAATGATTTTGAAACCTTCGAATTAGAAAGTGGAAAATATCTGGTTTTCAATTATCAAGGAAAAGCGGAACACGGACCAGAAATTTTCCGATATATATTCCAAAATATCATTCCAGAAAATCAATTTGAAGTTGATAATCGTCCACATTTTGAGATTTTTGGAGAGGATTATAATACGAATGATGATTCTGCGGAAGAAGAGATTTGGATTCCGATTAGATAA
- a CDS encoding helix-turn-helix domain-containing protein, producing MGISKYSLDFKKHCVETIKRGCRSSKSVAHEMGLDATMVRRWVKFYELYGVAGLERSGNRKFSVKFKLKVLREIDSGRLSIKESALKFNIAAESSIINWQRNYEKFGILGLENKSRGRPKIMSDYKRKKRKSDKPLTREEELLLENERLRAEIAVLKKLDALILARKKPKS from the coding sequence ATGGGAATATCAAAATACAGTTTAGACTTCAAGAAACATTGTGTAGAAACAATTAAGCGAGGCTGTCGTTCTTCCAAATCCGTGGCACACGAGATGGGATTGGACGCAACGATGGTTCGCAGATGGGTAAAATTTTATGAGCTTTACGGAGTTGCTGGTCTCGAGCGCAGCGGCAATCGGAAGTTTAGTGTAAAATTCAAGTTAAAAGTATTGAGAGAAATAGATTCAGGTAGGCTTTCAATAAAAGAATCAGCTTTAAAATTTAATATCGCCGCCGAATCAAGTATTATCAATTGGCAAAGGAATTACGAAAAATTTGGTATTTTAGGTTTAGAAAATAAATCCAGAGGAAGACCAAAAATAATGAGCGATTACAAACGTAAAAAAAGAAAATCCGACAAACCACTGACCCGCGAGGAAGAACTGCTTTTGGAAAACGAGAGATTGCGCGCTGAGATTGCAGTCCTAAAAAAGTTGGACGCCTTAATTCTGGCAAGGAAAAAACCAAAATCATAG
- a CDS encoding GNAT family N-acetyltransferase has product MNSYETDRLILKPAEVQDADFFLELYNMPSFIQYIGDRNLRTKEDAENYITNRFIPQIEKLGFGNYVVILKEDNTKIGAVGIFEREGLDVLDIGFSFLEKYEGKGYAYESANKLKEVVATDFGVHKISAITTKDNFSSQKLIERLGLKFQKMVTIPEDVVELMYYEN; this is encoded by the coding sequence ATGAACAGCTACGAAACCGACAGACTGATTTTAAAACCTGCCGAAGTGCAAGACGCAGATTTTTTCCTCGAATTGTACAATATGCCATCATTCATCCAATACATTGGTGACCGGAATCTCCGCACGAAAGAAGATGCAGAAAATTACATCACGAATCGATTTATTCCGCAAATCGAAAAATTGGGATTCGGAAATTATGTTGTGATTCTGAAAGAGGACAATACAAAAATTGGTGCAGTCGGGATTTTTGAAAGAGAAGGTCTCGATGTCCTCGATATCGGTTTTTCTTTTCTCGAAAAATATGAAGGAAAAGGCTACGCCTATGAGTCTGCCAATAAACTGAAAGAAGTTGTCGCTACAGATTTCGGGGTTCATAAAATCTCAGCGATTACAACGAAAGATAATTTCTCTTCACAAAAATTAATCGAAAGATTAGGATTGAAGTTTCAAAAAATGGTAACCATTCCTGAGGATGTAGTTGAACTGATGTATTATGAAAACTAG